Proteins encoded within one genomic window of Spirulina major PCC 6313:
- the leuB gene encoding 3-isopropylmalate dehydrogenase, whose translation MTQQYRITLLPGDGIGPEIMAVTLDVLNAIAPRFDLQFTFSEALIGGAAIDATGNPLPDETLKQCQGSDAVLLAAIGGYKWDNLPRHQRPETGLLGLRAGLDLFANLRPATILPQLIDASSLKREIVEGVDIMVVRELTGGVYFGQPKGIFSTESGEKRGVNTMAYTEAEIDRIAQVGFETAQKRGGKLCSVDKANVLDVSQLWRDRIIAMAPQYPDVELSHLYVDNAAMQLVRAPKQFDTIVTGNLFGDILSDAAAMLTGSIGMLPSASLGAPGKPGVFEPVHGSAPDIAGEDKANPLAQVLSAAMMLRYALDQPAAADSLEAAVITVLDQGYRTGDILSEGMNLVGCQAMGEALLKALSVSAP comes from the coding sequence ATGACGCAACAGTACCGGATCACCTTGCTCCCTGGGGATGGGATTGGCCCTGAAATTATGGCCGTAACCCTCGATGTTTTAAACGCGATCGCGCCCCGTTTTGATCTGCAATTTACCTTCAGTGAAGCCTTGATCGGCGGCGCAGCGATCGATGCAACGGGTAATCCTCTCCCCGATGAGACGCTGAAGCAATGCCAAGGAAGTGATGCGGTGCTGTTAGCAGCGATCGGCGGCTATAAATGGGACAACCTCCCCCGGCATCAACGCCCGGAAACGGGGCTGCTCGGCCTGCGCGCTGGGCTGGATCTCTTCGCCAACCTGCGCCCGGCGACGATTTTGCCCCAATTGATTGATGCGTCGAGCTTGAAGCGGGAAATTGTCGAAGGGGTGGATATTATGGTCGTCCGGGAATTGACGGGCGGTGTGTATTTTGGCCAGCCTAAAGGCATCTTTAGCACCGAAAGCGGCGAAAAACGCGGTGTTAACACCATGGCCTACACGGAAGCGGAGATTGACCGCATCGCTCAAGTGGGGTTTGAAACAGCGCAAAAACGGGGTGGAAAACTCTGCTCAGTGGATAAGGCGAATGTATTGGATGTGTCGCAATTGTGGCGCGATCGCATCATTGCCATGGCCCCCCAATATCCCGATGTGGAACTGTCCCACCTCTATGTAGACAACGCTGCAATGCAACTCGTCCGCGCCCCAAAACAGTTCGACACCATCGTCACAGGTAACCTCTTCGGCGACATTCTCTCCGATGCGGCGGCAATGCTCACGGGCAGCATCGGGATGTTACCCTCGGCCAGTCTCGGCGCACCGGGCAAACCGGGCGTTTTTGAACCCGTCCACGGTTCCGCCCCGGATATTGCAGGCGAAGACAAGGCGAACCCCCTCGCCCAAGTCCTCAGCGCCGCGATGATGCTCCGTTATGCCCTCGATCAACCGGCGGCGGCGGATAGCCTCGAAGCGGCGGTGATCACGGTGTTGGATCAGGGTTATCGCACCGGGGATATTCTGTCGGAGGGAATGAATCTAGTGGGCTGTCAGGCGATGGGTGAAGCATTGCTGAAGGCGTTGTCGGTTAGCGCACCCTGA